The following nucleotide sequence is from Thermodesulfobacteriota bacterium.
AGTACGCCGAGATGGACTGGACCGTGAGCCCGCTCATGCTGCCGCCTCTCCCAGGTACGCCTGGATCACCGTCGGGTCGGCCGCCACCTGGGCGGGCCGGCCCTCGGCGATCTTCTCGCCATAGTTCAAGACCACGATCCGGTCGCTGATGTTCATGATGACCCGCATGATGTGCTCGACCGCGAGGATCGTGGTGCCAAGGTCCTTGAGCTTGAAGATGAGCTCCACCGTCCGGTCC
It contains:
- a CDS encoding ABC transporter ATP-binding protein, whose amino-acid sequence is DRTVELIFKLKDLGTTILAVEHIMRVIMNISDRIVVLNYGEKIAEGRPAQVAADPTVIQAYLGEAAA